CGTGATTGTGGACGATAACAAAAAAATTGAGATAAAGGCAGTCCAGGAATTGGCAAACATTTTCAAGGCCCAATATCAAGGCGGGAAGGACCATCAGATCACAGTCCATCAGTGTGAAGACCGGGAGGGCGACCAGTGCATCGAAATGCAATTTCGCTTTGTTCCCAGCCTCAGTGACCTGCATGTGGATGGGATAGATCAGGTTAATGAAGCGTGCCGCGTTTACAAGGATTCGGTGGAGAAAGTGATGCAACAAATGAAAGCGAAAAATCTAGCGTTTGATCGCTCTAGTCTAGTCCTGGTAATCGAAGGCCACACCGACGACAGAATTCCTCCGGCTTTGAAGGGTGAACGGGAGCAATTTCTTTATAACTGGAAGCTCAGCTCCGAACGAGCAGCGAGTGTCTTGTACCAGTTCGATAAGTGCGGTGTTTCACAAAAAACCGGATTCAGAGTTACATCTGTAGGCTTGGCGAATACCGCCCAGTTCTGCAACGATCCAAATCCAGATACCAAATGCCATGAACAGAATCGTCGCACTACCTTGCGCATTCGTGTGGAGCGCCACATCGATTTGGGGAAACATTCCCCTTAACCTCGCTTTTATCAGAGAATCAGGTCAACTACAAATAGAAGCTCTTGAGAGCTTCTGAACGGGCCAGGATCAGAGTCGGCTGGAAGCGCAGATAAGAATCAACAACATTTGGCCCCTTGAAAGGAAAACAATGGAATATGCGCCTAGCAAATCTGCGCGCTTCTTGCGCAACACCAGGTGGCCTATTGGCGGCGTTCAGCAAACCCTTTTGAATTGAATTGTCAGCACTGAACTACATGGGACCAGTTCGGAGACGGCATGCTCCTTAGAAACCGGGTCGCCGAGACGCCCCAGAAGTCTTAGGGCTGTCAGGCTCTGGTCACCCGTCTGCGCCAGTCCACCGAACTGCAGGCCGCGCAGCGCAATCAGCGTCTTCTGGTCACCGACCCGCAAGTGCTGGACTCCTTCACCGCCATCCTGGCACTGTTGGCCTCCCAGATCCGCGCTCTGGAAACCGCCATTGCCCAGCTCATCGCTGCCGATCCGCCGTGGCAGCAACTGGACCAGGCTTTCCGTTCCATTAAGGGCGTAGCCGACCGCACCGTCTCCCGGCTCATGGCCGAGATGCCGGAGATCGGCACCCTGTCCAACAAAGCCATCTCCAAACTCGCCGGTCTGGCGCCCCTGGCTCGCGACAGCGGCAATCACCAGGGCAAACGCCCGGTGCGTGGCGGCCGCAGCAACGTCCGCGCCATCCTGTTCGTGATGGCCTCCGTGGTGCGCCGCTACGATGCCGACCTCGCCGCCTTCGACCGCCGATTGAACGCGGCGGGAAAACCCAAGAAGGTGATCCATATTGCTCTGACTCACAAACTCCTGGTGCGGCTCAATGCCAAGGCCCGCCAAGTCCGCAATCCGCAGGCGCTTCCCTGCGCTATGACTGCCAGTTAGTCCAGCAGCAGCAGCCGGTTTGGGGGAAAGTGGGAAACGCCCGAGCGTTTTCCAAGGCGGCCCCGCGCCGCCGTCTTTTCCACAAACTTCAAACTCAGCCCCTTGACAAAACAGACAGTCGCTCCCTTCTTCAGGTCCTCGATTTATGCCGTAAACTCGCTCTCGCCGTGTATCAGTTTTTGGTGGGCCGCTCACACTATGATCCACCCTTCTTTATAGGCCGCACGGATCGGCTTACTGTCTGATGGTGGCGACCAGTGCGTCGTTGCGTGGACGCGTTTATCGGCATGGGGACAGCCGTTATTTCGACGACATAGTCCAGGAATGGCATGAACGGTGTAACCGCAAACTCGGCCCGCTCCCGAAGGACAGGGGCCGGTGGCGGGGCCGAACGGATGAGCCTGACCGCTCCGTCCCAGGGATCGACAACAAGCCTCGAGCCCAGCGGGAGCGCAGCGATCTGATCAATAAGTTCCTCGTCGTGTTCTGGGACTACACGAAACATCCCATCATTACGCACGATTTGATCAACATCTGCGATGTGTTCCCCGAAATGCGGCTGAATCAGGTTCGACAGCTGCTTTGCATGGGCCCGCAGTGCTTCCATGACCAGCCCACCTTCTGCCATTTTTTCTTTGTATGGCGACTGTTCAAGGATTTCCATCGCTTTTGCATCAGCCGCCGCTTCTTCCTGTCGGCTGTGATGGAATCGCAGCTTTGCCAGCAGTTCGGCATCGCTAATCCTCAAAACATCTGCGAATGCGAGCTGCGTGTCTACTTTCCGGTGTCCAAGGAGATTATGTGAGAGTTGGTGCGCCAGCACGATAGCGAGAGCAGACTCGTTTGGCATCACGTCAATCAACCCGCGGCTGATGACGATGGTGTTCCCGACCGTGAACGCTTCCAGCCGGGTTGTTAAGAGCACCCGGCAATGCACCTGCTGCCCGAGAATCAATTTATTCGTGACAATCAGATTCGTCAGAATCTGATCCAGCATTTTCTCGACTTCACTTGGAGTACCGAGCAATCTGGCTTGATAGAGGCGTTCCAAAACGTTTGCTTCGGCCTCGTTCTCAAACAACCTCTGGCTCTGCTGAGGCGAGGGCCATTGCCCCTTCCTGTCGTCGGTTGTCAAAGGCGATCCATCAAGCACAATATCGGTAAACTTTTGCTGCTGAATGCCCGTCCTGTTGTAACCCCAGAATCGGATCTGGCCCTTCACGACCGGCGATTCCGGTGCGTCTAGCGGAGGAACTTCCTCGACATACGCATAGGCGGGCACCCACTGCTTCTTGGTCACATTCACACGCCAACTGTCGATGCGGAACCGAGAATTCTTGGCGCGGAGTGCAATAAACAACTTATCGACGCTGGTATTCATTCCCGTGAACCGCACGATATTCCACGACTTATCTTCAAGGTATATACGGCCGGTGAACCCGTCGCCTTCGGGGTTAAGTGGCTTCACGTCGTAAACCAGGCAACGGACAGCGCCGAGGAAAGTGGGCCCGACGAATTTGTATTCGTAACGCTCGGGGCCGAGTTGCTTCCAATCGGGTACCATCACCTGGATAAGGCCATCGAGCAGTTGTTGGTCGTTGGTAGATTTCTGGATATCGTTGTCGCCGCTGTCTGCCGGGTAATTGAGGAGGTTTTCCATCACTGGCTTTTCACCCCACTTGAATCTGCCCAGAAGATAACGGTCGCTATCTATTACGAATCCGAGTTTGCCTGCGGGGATGAGGCGTTGCACGTAGATTTCGCTGAGCGGGGCTGCCTCCCGCAATCCCGAGGATAATGCACCCTCTGCCCGGAGACCGAAGGCGATAACATTCTTGTCTGTCGGCAGGCCGGCTGGACGCGTTTCCGCTGACTGTCCCAAAACCTGAGAAGCCAACACTACAAGAATAATTGCAAAACAATTGCAGGTCGCTAACTGCCGCATGATTCACCTCATTTCACGCAAGTTTGAAAATGACTCTGATGGTTGCGATTACATCGACAGGACGGCCCGCCTTGAGGGCAGGTCGACAACGGGTCTGGTTCACTGCGCCGACGGCTGCTTGATCAAGACCGTGGCCAAGGCCGGACAGAATCCTCAGAACACGCACTTCGCCAGACGCGGTCATCTTGACCTGGAGCACCACCTCACCGGTCACTTTCAGGCGCCGCGCTTCTTCGTTGTACGTAGGTGTAGGCGCCCACAATAATCGGGCAGCCTCGTCACCAGCATTCTGTGAAAGCGGCACTGCCTGATTCTGCCCGGGACGGGATGGAGTAAAGACATCGCTGAGCCCGATGGTCCCGACAGGCCCCAGTTGTCCATGACGTGCTGTCCCACTGTCTAGACTGCCTACCAAGACCTCACCTGAACCGGTATATCCGATCGCCGACAGCGGTTTGCCACTGAAATGATCAAGTGCTCCGATCTCCACTTTGCCCACCGGCAACTGGACTATCTTCCCTACGGCCGAAGCGCCATTGGCAACCGTTCTGGCCGCTACTGGCGCGCGCATTCGGGCTCGGCCGGTCTCTGCTGCGAGAGGTTTCTGAGGCATATAAAGCTGCATCACCGAAAGGCGCTCTGGTGCAATCGCTCTCGACAAGGAAGGCCCCGGAGGCAGAAAAGTAACAAGAGCGACAATCACAGCGTGTAGGACGGCGCTGAACACTAAATAGAATCCCGTTCGGCGCTGACCTGTTAAAGCTCTAGAGAATAGTTCATTCAGGGCGCCTCTATTCTGCGCAGGGCCGTCGATACCGCTATAAATTCTCCCGGTGGGGTCGGACACACTCTCCTCCTTTGTATGGATTACAGCTGAGCATCTCGCGCCACGGACCCTGTGCGATCTTCTGCCCAAGATGCTCATTGTCTGCGGACTATTCCGGACACCGTCACCGAGGTCAGACGGCGATTGGCTTTAATAATCGTCGCCTTGATCGTATGGTTGTTGTATATTCCCTTGCCCGCGAGATGCACTGGGCTGAAAGTCCACGTGCCGTCAGGGTTAACCCGCGCTTCTCCGTCCTGTATGTACCAGGCATTGGTCAGTACTTCGACCTCAATTGTGCCGGCGGGGTCTGCGCCGACACCTGAAACCGTAAGGACTTCGCCTGGAACTACCGCATTCGAGCGCGGAATTGTGATCTGGAACTGCGCTGCAGCCGATCCTGCCGTAGGACGACAAGCGAGCACGACGAAGATTGTTGAGATAAGCAGCACTGTACTGAGGATATGTTTCATGGTTGGTCTGGTTCCTTTCTTAAAGAACAATTTTCTTGCAAAACAACTGCCGCCTTACGAATGGCGAGATATAAACCGTAGCGCTTTGAATTATTTTTGAGGGTTGCGTCACATCGAAGACTTCTACTGTGACCCGCGTCTCAAGAAGGGACATATCCGCCAAGACTTCGGCTGATCCATTGCTGTCAAAATCAGCGTAGGTAACACGGTTTCCACCAGATTCTCCTTGGAAGCCGATGGGCTTCAATCTCAGTTTCAGATTTTCCGCGAGCGTTGGATAAGGTGGGTGGTCACTGCGGAACGCAACTGTCAGACATCCTGAACCGGGAATCAAGGGATCGACAATGCAAGCGATGCCGGTGAAGCTCAAAGCGGTCAACGTCAACACCCTGATCCAGGCCTCCAATTTTTGCGACTTGGGGCGGCCGAGCCTGAGGATTGCGGAAGCATCGTGACATTTCAGCCAGGCTGAGCAGAGGATCAAAGCCCCACCGCCAAGGAACTGCAGCATAATGACGTTCATGTTCAACACCCTCCTAATCCAGGCGTTCGACACTGGTTTTGCCGAAAGCATCGACGTCAGGGATGCCGCCTCCCTTCAGCGCATAAAGCACAACTCCGAGGACCATCCGTCATCAAAATCTAAGCAACTGTCGGCCAGATTTTTGTGTGCGCGAGCTCTTCTGACGTTTACAATTTCCATGCAAAACTCAACTTCACAACGGACCTACTATAATGAATAAACGGCGTTCGAAGGTGAGCAGTCTCGCGCCCGATTCTGAGCAGCCCAAAAGCGCGCTGCGTACGTTGCGTCTACTGGTTCGAAATGGACTACCTCGAGAACATACGATCGAATCGCCTAGCCAGCTTCAAGCCGAAATTCACAAGGTTCTAGAAAGCCTTGAACCATCTCTGTCGCGGTTTTCTCTTCTCGACTCATTGATGTACCAAAGCCTTCTCGCGGAATCTCATGCCATGTTCGGACGAATCGACGATGCAATTAAGGTTCTAGAGCCAGCACCAGGAAAAGGTCCTGCTGTGGAGATGCTCAGCTTTCTGGACGCGTCCGCCAGGGCAGGGCGCGCACAGTTGCCCGAAAACTACTTGGCAGACAAGAAATTACTGCGGCAAGCCATTTGGCTGTTGATGAACTACCTCTTTTTTCGATTTTATGAGAAAGGTTCTTACGAGCCTTGCCTTCAACATCTTACGCAGCTTGAAACAGTCATCCTCGGCGATTTAAAAAGCGCTAACCACATACCCAACGGAACGTTGTCACGGTTGTATTATTATCGCTCGCACTGTTTCAGGGGCCTTCGGAGATTCGTTGACGTCGAACGGGATCTAATGCGGTCTCAGGAACATGCGAATCAGCGTCTCAAACACAAGCTGAATTCGCCAGCGGCCCTAAGCGAAAGCCAGAACATATTAGGTAAGAAAGCTATAGATCCCCTGTCGATAAGCGAGCATCGAGATTTTGCGATCATTTGTACTGCGCGCATCCTTGCTTTCGGATTTGGCTGGACTGAACTTAATCGCGGGCGCTTATCAAGGGCGAGGCGATTGTTGCTCAGCGCTGAGACCCTTCTGCTGCCTAGCGGGCATCAAGCAATGAAACAACTGGTGCAGTTCCTGTTGGCGATCATTGAAAGGCGCTTAAGCACACCCGGAAGCCCTGAATACGAGCAGGCCATCCTGAATATCAAAATGCAGCGTGAGATATACGCGTCTATGAAGTCCAGCGTAGGCGAACTTCGTGCTGTGCAGGAGTTGGCGCGTGCATACTTGGATTGGGTGGACTTGCTGGATTGGTCCACGAAGCAAAACGATCACGAGCAACGACGAAGTGTGCTTCTTAACGAAGCACGAACTATTGGTGATCAATTCAAGGAACTCAGCGAAACCGCTGAGGCCCACTGGAAGTGTCGATATAAATTCATTGATGTGCGCCTCGCCTGTCAACTCGACAACCCACGTTATGACATTGAGCGGAAACTTCTGGAGCTCAAAGAGCTTATCGAGGATGGTCAGCCGGAATTTGAAATCCCCTATCACGTTTTGCAAGGTTATGTTTTCAACCGCCTGGCTAAATGGGCATCTTCTATAGATCCGTTGCAAGAAGCCCTCAAAGGCATCGGGAACGATCCCTTGCTGGAAGCCGAGATCAGGCTTCTGCTTGCAGAGTCGTTTGTTGGCACAAATAATCTGGTTAAAGCAGAAGAGGAATCTTCACGCTGGGCGACTCTGAGCCAAAGCGTGCAAAATTGCTACCTGCGAAATTTCGCGGCCCATGTCGACGGCATAATAGAGTCTTCCAGACGCCCTTTTCACATCGACTTCTATGGGGGCCTTGATCTAGACAAGAATACGAAGAATTTGGAGATATGGCTTTTGCGAACAGCTCAAAAGAGATGCCCGGATGCGACAGAAAACGATGTTGCGGACCTTTTGAGAACTACACGCTCGAAAATTAACCGAAAGCGACACAAATATGGCCTGACCTAAATGACTCCAAAGCCTGTTGGGCCGGCGGGCTGACTTATTTAAGAGGAATAATTAAGGATGCGAGCTACGCCAGGCATCACCTCTTGATTTAGGCGATTTGTGGCAGATAGATCAATCACCCTCCCTTTGCCGGCACATCCCTGATCCAGGTAGGTTTTGAACCGTCCGGCCACCCCACAAACTCTCTTTCGAAATCTCCTTATACTTAGGGTGAGTGATCATTTTCGTTACCCTTACAGAGGTCAAATGGGGGAGACACCAGACATGACTCTTAGAAATACCGGGATTACCTGCATTGCTCCGGCCGGCAGGCTTAAAACACTGCGGGAGGTTAACGAGCGGAGTCGCCAATTCTGGCTTGCGCAGTCTGTACGCATCGAGAGATGGATGTCGGACGAAGCCGTTCTTTGGAGCACCATACACAATCTTGAAGCGCAACAGTTATTGCGAAAAGCGCCAGGCGATCAGATCTCCTTTGAAAAGGCTCTGGCCGATGCTGATGAGAGAATCTACGGTGTCGGCCGACTTTTCAAACAATTTCGAACGAATCTATCCAAGAAAGGAGGCGCAGCGACTAAGACTGACGGCCTTCGACGGCTAATTCTGGAGATTGTTCGAAAGAACAGAAATATAACCACACCGCAACTGCTTGATTGGCTTGAAAGGCATAAAGAAGGCACCGTTGTTTTTGAGATCGACGCTGCCACTGGACTCGCCGAAGAGAAGAAGAGAGCAATTCACTTTACTGAACGGGGAACGGAAAAATCATCCCCAATCTCCGGCCTGAAAGACCGGCTGTCAAGAGCGAAGAGGACAATCGCAAAAGAAGAAATCACTTCGCGCTAGCCGGGCTCGCGCGAAATCGGTCCCTAGCATGGATTTCAGAGCGGTACTACTCGCTCAAATCCATCGCTAGAGGTATCGATGAAGCAACTACAAGGTTTTCTTCAGCTAACAATTGTCTACCTGCCCCTTAGTGCTCTGCGCATTAATCCCCACAACGCCAGGACACACTCGAAACGCCAGATCCGCCAGATAGCCGCCAGCATCACAGAGTTTGGCTTTCTTAACGGCATTTTGATCGATGCCAATAACCTGATCATTGCCGGTCATGGCCGCGCGGAAGCCGCCAAGCTGTTGGGGATGGAACTGGTTCCGACGATTCGCGTGGAAAACCTGACAGAAGACCAGATCCGCGCGTATGGCTACTCGGTCACAATCCGGCCACGCAGATCATCTGTGCCAGCTACGGCCAGGATCTGGCCGACAAGCACGCCAGAGACTGCCGCACGGTGATGGCGAGCACCTTTTATCGAAGGCTCTTCCCCGGGACCCGGCTCTCTCCGGATAAACAGGCGGTCAACGAGTTCATGACCACGGAACAAGGCTTCCGGATGTCAACCTCCGTGGGCGGGGTCTTGACCGGTCGGGGAGCGGAGGTCATCATTCTTGACGACCCGCTGAAGCCCGACGAGGCCCTGTCTGCAACCAGGCGAACCAGTGTTAACGAGTGGTATAGCAACACTCTCCTAAGCCGGCTCAACAACAAGGAGACGGGCATCATTATTATTGTCATGCAACGGCTTCACCAGGACGACCTGGTGGGCCACGTATTGGAACAGGAACATTGGGACGTTTTATCGTTCCCTGCCATTGCCGAAGAGAACGAAACTCATCTTATTGAAAGTCCGTGGGGTCGGCGGCTGTTTCAGCGCAAGCCCGGTGAAGTCCTGCAACCCGAACGTGAATCCAAACTCGCGCTCGACGCCATTCGTCGGACGACTGGAGAATATGACTTTGCCAGCCAGTACCAGCAGAGTCCGATGCCTCTGGGCGGCGCGATCATAAAGACTCAGTGGCTGAGATACTATGAGCTTGGTAATCTCCCCGAACGGTTCACCTGCATCCTGCAAAGCTGGGATACCGCCAATAAGAGCGGTGAACTTAATGATTTCAGCGTTTGCACCACCTGGGGCGCCGTTAACGATCTCTACTACCTGCTTCACGTCTTCCGTCAGCGTCTTAATTACCCCGATCTCAAGCGCGCCGTGCAAGAACAAGCTCGGCGACAGCACGCTCGCCTACACCCAGCCGATGTGGTTCTAATTGAGGATAAGGCGTCGGGAACGCAGTTGATCCAGGATCTAAAGATGGATGGGGTGCTCCACATAAAGCCGTATGATCCACCTCCGGGATCGGACAAACTCTTGCGGCTCTATGCCCAGTCGGCGGAATTTGAGAACGGCCGCGTGCTGCTGCCGCGCTCGGCCCCGTGGCTCGACGAATACGTCCGCGAACTAACCGCCTTCCCGGGCAGCAAGTATGACGATCAGGTGGATTCCACATCCCAAGCGTTGGAACACCTGAAACTCAACAGATCACTCGTGGTTTGGGCACGGCTGGGGAGAGATTGAAGCAGGAGCTAAGATACACGCAACGCGTGATGGCCATCACGTCATTTGTCTTGGCCAATTAGATACAGTTTTTCATGGTTTGCTGTAGTCAACTACCAAGCCATGATCTATTGATCTCAGCATCTAAACACCCCTTTGAGAGCTAGATTCCTGGCCGGATTGCATTACCCCCTGTAATGCCGTGGAGGAACTACAGCCAAGGTCGCCGCGTCTATAAAGCTCCGATGTGCTCGCACAACCAGTGTCCAAAAGATAGGTAGAAGGATAGGGAGTACAAAATGAAATCTAGCAGAGTCGCCTTCGTTGCAGTAATTTTGGTGCAAGCCGCGTTGATGTTTGGTCAAACCCAGCCGAATCTGGAAACCGGCTACAAGCCTTACGGCTCGCATGATGTCACCAGCATCGATTCGATCAATACCATGAACGGCGACCTGCAATTGCACATCGGATTACCCTTTAATTATCCCCAACGCGGGGATCGGCTTGCGCTTCCGGTCTATCTGCACGCCAACTCAAAAGGCTGGCACGCGAACTCATATTCCTACTCATGCGGCGGCTCATGTACAGCTTTCGGCTGGGGGAACCCGCCCGGCGGCATTCAGCTTATTACCTCCCCGACCATGGCTATTAACCGCGTGTGGCAATCCGACGCCGCCTATATAAGCGGCGCCATGAGCTATTACCACGGCGGTTATTACATCGTGACCCGGGATGGAGCGAACCACGTGCTTTCAGGCAACCCTGCCACGGCCGATTCCATGGGTGAGCCCTGGTCCTTTGATGCCAGTGACACCAGCGGACTTCATTTAGAGCTGAGCGGCCCGCTAGGCCCTGGCGGGGTTCCCAGCACAGCGATTGTCACAGACCGCAATGGGAATCAGTATCAGTTCGGGCCCTGGGGCGGCAGGTGTAGAAGCAACGCGAACGCGGGCGCCGAAGGCGCTATGCCGCACGCGCTCGGCGGGGGGTGGAATCTCAACAATTACGGGCAAGACACCATCACAACCTGCAATCAGCGAACTGTGGCGCAAAGTATTAAAGACAGCAATGGAAATGTCATCAATTTCGACAGCTTAGATACGCTTGGCCGGAGCCCTTATTCTGGGTCCTCGACCACTGACTACAGCGGCTGCGTTGGCGTGGTGAGCAGCGCGATGATCTACAACTTCGCGGCCTATAACGGCGGCTCTGCACAACTAAAATTGTGCAGCACCACGCCCAATGTGGCCACCGCTTTCAACGTGCCGAACGTCGCGGAATACCCGACGTGGCCGGGCGCCACCAATAATGACTATCAATGGCCGACACGTTCCTGGGTAACCACTGCCATCCTTCCTGACGGATCGAAATATACCTTCAGCTACGACAATTACGGCGAAATCACTGCCATT
The Terriglobia bacterium genome window above contains:
- a CDS encoding OmpA family protein is translated as MARNRLNPWPSVADLFSALTVTAFASLIFVTIGAVIVDDNKKIEIKAVQELANIFKAQYQGGKDHQITVHQCEDREGDQCIEMQFRFVPSLSDLHVDGIDQVNEACRVYKDSVEKVMQQMKAKNLAFDRSSLVLVIEGHTDDRIPPALKGEREQFLYNWKLSSERAASVLYQFDKCGVSQKTGFRVTSVGLANTAQFCNDPNPDTKCHEQNRRTTLRIRVERHIDLGKHSP
- a CDS encoding M48 family metalloprotease, with product MRQLATCNCFAIILVVLASQVLGQSAETRPAGLPTDKNVIAFGLRAEGALSSGLREAAPLSEIYVQRLIPAGKLGFVIDSDRYLLGRFKWGEKPVMENLLNYPADSGDNDIQKSTNDQQLLDGLIQVMVPDWKQLGPERYEYKFVGPTFLGAVRCLVYDVKPLNPEGDGFTGRIYLEDKSWNIVRFTGMNTSVDKLFIALRAKNSRFRIDSWRVNVTKKQWVPAYAYVEEVPPLDAPESPVVKGQIRFWGYNRTGIQQQKFTDIVLDGSPLTTDDRKGQWPSPQQSQRLFENEAEANVLERLYQARLLGTPSEVEKMLDQILTNLIVTNKLILGQQVHCRVLLTTRLEAFTVGNTIVISRGLIDVMPNESALAIVLAHQLSHNLLGHRKVDTQLAFADVLRISDAELLAKLRFHHSRQEEAAADAKAMEILEQSPYKEKMAEGGLVMEALRAHAKQLSNLIQPHFGEHIADVDQIVRNDGMFRVVPEHDEELIDQIAALPLGSRLVVDPWDGAVRLIRSAPPPAPVLRERAEFAVTPFMPFLDYVVEITAVPMPINASTQRRTGRHHQTVSRSVRPIKKGGS
- a CDS encoding energy transducer TonB, yielding MRAPVAARTVANGASAVGKIVQLPVGKVEIGALDHFSGKPLSAIGYTGSGEVLVGSLDSGTARHGQLGPVGTIGLSDVFTPSRPGQNQAVPLSQNAGDEAARLLWAPTPTYNEEARRLKVTGEVVLQVKMTASGEVRVLRILSGLGHGLDQAAVGAVNQTRCRPALKAGRPVDVIATIRVIFKLA
- a CDS encoding ParB/Srx family N-terminal domain-containing protein, whose translation is MKQLQGFLQLTIVYLPLSALRINPHNARTHSKRQIRQIAASITEFGFLNGILIDANNLIIAGHGRAEAAKLLGMELVPTIRVENLTEDQIRAYGYSVTIRPRRSSVPATARIWPTSTPETAAR
- the terL gene encoding phage terminase large subunit, whose product is MASTFYRRLFPGTRLSPDKQAVNEFMTTEQGFRMSTSVGGVLTGRGAEVIILDDPLKPDEALSATRRTSVNEWYSNTLLSRLNNKETGIIIIVMQRLHQDDLVGHVLEQEHWDVLSFPAIAEENETHLIESPWGRRLFQRKPGEVLQPERESKLALDAIRRTTGEYDFASQYQQSPMPLGGAIIKTQWLRYYELGNLPERFTCILQSWDTANKSGELNDFSVCTTWGAVNDLYYLLHVFRQRLNYPDLKRAVQEQARRQHARLHPADVVLIEDKASGTQLIQDLKMDGVLHIKPYDPPPGSDKLLRLYAQSAEFENGRVLLPRSAPWLDEYVRELTAFPGSKYDDQVDSTSQALEHLKLNRSLVVWARLGRD